A segment of the Terribacillus aidingensis genome:
ACATTTGGTGCACCACAAACGATTTGTACTGTTTCATCACCAAGGTCGACTTGGCAGACACTTAATTTATCAGCGTTGCTATGCTTTACTTTTTCCTTAACAAAGCCGACAACGAATTTAGGTGTAAGATCTACCTCAAACGTATCTTCCAAGTTGTTCTGACGGAAAATATCACGAATCTTGCCCGCGAAATCCTCATCCATTTGCACCTTGCCAGCTGTTGTGATTTTCAAGTATTCGGAAGCGCGGAAGATATTATAACCGACTAGCTCATCCTTATCTGTAATACGGACAACATCTCCGAATCTCTCTTCTTTAATGGAATGACGGTCTCCTTGCTTAATGGCGAGCAGCAATACGTCACCGATCCCTTGCTTGTTATAGAATGCTTGCATCTTACTTTTCCTCTCCCTTGGCAGACTCCGGTCTATTGCGAGCCATAATGAAAACTGGCTCTAATTTCTTTTCTTCATAAATGAATGGTAAAGATGTAATTGGTACGCGGCCTTCTGCGAAATATTTCATGGTTACCTGTGCTAATATATCATAACCAGTCTTATTTTCAATATCCGCCAATATCAGCACATCCTGGTGAGGAACAGCAACAAGGACATCTCCCTTTGCATTGGCACGGAATCCTTCCAGCAGAGACTCGTTCAGTATGCGGCTGGCATCGTAGCCATCCTGCGTCGCAATAAAGTAAAAGGAATTCCCTGCAACCCTGTCTTCCTTTAATTCTGTGGAAAGACTTCTAGCGTTAAATGCAGCAATTTCCCGAAGACGTTCGATGGTCCAGCCTTGCTCTTCCATCATTTGTTCGTCAATGAGGCGGTACGATTTACCAAGGTCAAGTGCGTAATAGATTCTCGTTTCAGCCGTATGCTCCGAATATACCATCTTCAGTCCGGCTTTCGTTTTCGAAGGGAAAGAAGTGGCTCGTATCACTGGAAAGACATGCTGTTCATTTCCTTCCAAATGCTGCTCTTCATGCATGACACGCAAAGCTTCTTTTACATGCTGTTCGAGTTCATCCAGCGCTTTTTCGCCTCGTGTCTCATATTTTGCAATAATATTCGGAAGCGCCAGCGTCACGCCTTCGTTCGTATCCTGCCATTCTACTCGGAACTTACTTTTATCCCGGTCATACGAAGTGCGCCAGGAAGGATCCTGCAAACGCTCCTCCAGTTTTTTCTTCATTTTCAAAGCCGTCATTTTCATAAGCTATGCTCCTTGCAATTATTGCGGTAAGGATTCGATGAAAGACTCGATTTCCTCTTTAGACTTACGATCCTTCGATACGAATCGTCCGATTTCTTCGTCCTGGTTGAAGGCAACAAAACTCGGAATACCGAATACGTCATATTGCTGACAAACATCGATGAATTGGTCACGGTCTACATGAATGAATTCGAATTCGCTGTATTTTGCTTCAATTTCCGGCAGTTCCGGCTCGATGATTCGGCAGTCCGGACACCAGTCAGCAGAAAACATCAAGATTGTTTTGCCGTTTTGAAGTACTTCTTTTAGTTGTGCTTCTGATTCTAGATTTTTCATTTTTAAATGCCCCCATTAATCTTTTCTTCATTTTATCAAAGCACTGAACCAAAAGCGAATATACTGCGCAGCAGCTGTCATTTATCTTCCTGCTTCCTATTTATACATAGGAATATTCAGGTCTAGCAGCAAATATGGGTCGAATCAATCAGTTAAATTATCAAACTTTTATTAATTTATTGTAAATATGGTAGGTTATACCTATAATGAAAGGGAGCACACAAAAGCATTAGGGGGGAAATATATGCACACCATTCGACAGAGAATCCGATTGATTATGTTCTCTTCACTGGCAAGTATTCTGGTACTTGGAGCATTCAGTTTTTATTATTTCTACCAGCAGAATCAAATGTCAGAGGAAACGCAGCGATACCAAGAAGCCTATGTGTCCAGTCAGTATATCAAGGATGATATGCTCGATACACTGGAGAAGCAACAGACATACTTTGCCCAGCCTTCTGTATCCAACGCCGAAGCTGTACTAGGCGCTATAGCCGGCATTGAAAAACAAGCTTCTACATATGAAGCAAAATACCAGGATGAAAAAGATTTGCAAGCGTACTTCACGCAAATCAAGGAAGGTGCAGCATCTTATGAAAAGGAACTCGAAAAAGTCACGAGTATGAATGAAACAATCGGCTACACTTCCGATGAGGGACTGCGAAAGATCATAAGTGATGCCTCGGAGAATTTTCGCAGCCTTGCTGAAAATGCAGGAAATGATGTCTCTGCTGCTTTGGAGAACGTTACGCGGACCGAACAAGGTATCATCCAGCCTCCAAATGGTGCTGCTCCAGATAAAGATGCATTCGATGGAGCAGTAGATGCATTCAAGACAGCGATTTCCGATTCCGATTTGGATAGTGACGCGGTTAGTGAGATAAACTCCAGTCTTTTGAAATACACATCAGCAATGTCCACCCTTTCGAACACACGCACCCAGGCAACTGAGCTGGCAGCGAATTTCGAAACAGCCGCTTTGGAAGTCACAACGACTGTGGACAGTGTCGGCGAAACAGCCATCGAACAAACTGACAATTTAAAACAATCAAACGAAAGGACCTCTACCATTCTTGGCATCGTCCTACTTGCTGTCATCATTCTTAGTTTCCTGCTCGTACTTTGTATCGGCTGGCCGTTAATCCGCGCCATCGCAAAATCAATACGTCAGCTAAAAGAAGCTACGGAAATTATCGGAAATGGTAATCTGGCTTATCGTGTACCAATTACCACAAAGGACGAGATGGCAGATTTGGGTGAAACATTTAATCAGATGGCAGGGAAAATGGAGCAATCCATGATTAAAGTGAAAGAAGCATCCGAAGTATTGGATGATTCCTCTTCGTATCTGGCTGCAGCTTCCCAGCAGACAGCAGCTCAATATGAAGAAGTGAACCAAGCTATCGGTCAGGTGGCTGGCGGCGCGCAGGCTCAGGCTGCTCAACTCGAAGAAAGTAATATGATGCTGGATAAGGTACGCCAGGCTATTACAATGATGAAGGATGAAACAGCACTAGTCAGTCAGGCGATGAAACTAGCAGAGCGGGAAGGAAGCAATGGTATCAATCAGATGCAAAAACTGCATGAAACCTCTGATAGCTTCTTGACGCTCGCTCAAAAACTGACAGAAGAAATCCAAAGTGCTGTACAGCAGGCAAACCAAATTCGCTCCATCGTCCAAACAATTGAAGAGATTTCAGAAAGCACAAACCTGCTCGCGCTGAATGCTGCTATCGAATCTGCTCGTGCAGGTGAGCATGGCCGAGGATTTGCTGTAGTAGCAGATGAAGTGAAGAAGCTGGCAGAACGCTCCAAACAAGAAGCACAGCAGATCCACAAGCTTGTTGGCACAATGAATCAGCAGATGACCAATTTGGCAGAAGAAGCTAAAGCCTTTGATGCTTATCAGCAAGTCCAAGCATCAAGTGTTGAAGAAACGACAAATGCATTTGATCGAATTCATAAACAGCTGCAGCAAGGTAATTCGAAAATGAAGGACATTTCTGCTTCTGTTTCAGAAGTCGCCGCAAGTAATGATACTGTTGCGAGCATGCTTGGCCATATCAACCAGATTGCCGATGAAGCAGCCGCAACAGCTCAGGAAGTAGCTTCCTCAAGTGATACGCAGGCCGCATCGATTGATATCCTGACAAACGCAGCCGCCCAGCTGCAGCAGCTGGCAAAGGAATTGGCTGTCGAGGTAGCTCAATTCGAATTCGCCTATGCTTCGGATAATCCAGCTGAATCCAGCGGAGTAGAAGATTCAAATACATCCGAATCCACTGTAACAGATGCCACCGAAACAGAAGGCATTGCTGACGAGCTTTTCGAAGCAGATCAGCAAGATTCCCCTGTCATCGGTGATGATAAAGATGATTCGACCGAATATAAAAAGACATCATAAAAAAGAAGGAAGCGGATATTAAAATTCCGCTTCCTTCTTTTTGTTTAACTCATAAAAGCTATATTGCCCTTTCAACAGCAAACAAATATGCTCAAACATAGCAGAGCGGGACATATGCCCATTGGTAAAGACGCCGACCGCTCCTTCTGTCGTCGAGATATCCTGCCTGCTTGTAAATGTCCGCATAACTGGTCCCAGTTCTTCGCCTGCAAGCACTGGTTCGGCGATGAAGTCAGGCAAAAGCAGTTTTGCACCGCTCGCGCTCCATACCTTGTCCCCGACTGCTAAAGCACCCCAGTTACATATATACAGACCGTCATCCATCTTTGTGACGCCACCCTCCAAACCGATACCAGCAGCTGCTCCTTCCAGCTTGCTGCATGCTATCGCACG
Coding sequences within it:
- the ytpR gene encoding YtpR family tRNA-binding protein, yielding MQAFYNKQGIGDVLLLAIKQGDRHSIKEERFGDVVRITDKDELVGYNIFRASEYLKITTAGKVQMDEDFAGKIRDIFRQNNLEDTFEVDLTPKFVVGFVKEKVKHSNADKLSVCQVDLGDETVQIVCGAPNVDAGQKVVVAKVGAIMPSGLEIKAGNLRGEDSFGMICSQKELGLPNAPEEKGIYVLDDSYKVGQVFDF
- a CDS encoding DUF1444 domain-containing protein gives rise to the protein MKMTALKMKKKLEERLQDPSWRTSYDRDKSKFRVEWQDTNEGVTLALPNIIAKYETRGEKALDELEQHVKEALRVMHEEQHLEGNEQHVFPVIRATSFPSKTKAGLKMVYSEHTAETRIYYALDLGKSYRLIDEQMMEEQGWTIERLREIAAFNARSLSTELKEDRVAGNSFYFIATQDGYDASRILNESLLEGFRANAKGDVLVAVPHQDVLILADIENKTGYDILAQVTMKYFAEGRVPITSLPFIYEEKKLEPVFIMARNRPESAKGEEK
- a CDS encoding thioredoxin family protein; amino-acid sequence: MKNLESEAQLKEVLQNGKTILMFSADWCPDCRIIEPELPEIEAKYSEFEFIHVDRDQFIDVCQQYDVFGIPSFVAFNQDEEIGRFVSKDRKSKEEIESFIESLPQ
- a CDS encoding methyl-accepting chemotaxis protein; this translates as MHTIRQRIRLIMFSSLASILVLGAFSFYYFYQQNQMSEETQRYQEAYVSSQYIKDDMLDTLEKQQTYFAQPSVSNAEAVLGAIAGIEKQASTYEAKYQDEKDLQAYFTQIKEGAASYEKELEKVTSMNETIGYTSDEGLRKIISDASENFRSLAENAGNDVSAALENVTRTEQGIIQPPNGAAPDKDAFDGAVDAFKTAISDSDLDSDAVSEINSSLLKYTSAMSTLSNTRTQATELAANFETAALEVTTTVDSVGETAIEQTDNLKQSNERTSTILGIVLLAVIILSFLLVLCIGWPLIRAIAKSIRQLKEATEIIGNGNLAYRVPITTKDEMADLGETFNQMAGKMEQSMIKVKEASEVLDDSSSYLAAASQQTAAQYEEVNQAIGQVAGGAQAQAAQLEESNMMLDKVRQAITMMKDETALVSQAMKLAEREGSNGINQMQKLHETSDSFLTLAQKLTEEIQSAVQQANQIRSIVQTIEEISESTNLLALNAAIESARAGEHGRGFAVVADEVKKLAERSKQEAQQIHKLVGTMNQQMTNLAEEAKAFDAYQQVQASSVEETTNAFDRIHKQLQQGNSKMKDISASVSEVAASNDTVASMLGHINQIADEAAATAQEVASSSDTQAASIDILTNAAAQLQQLAKELAVEVAQFEFAYASDNPAESSGVEDSNTSESTVTDATETEGIADELFEADQQDSPVIGDDKDDSTEYKKTS
- a CDS encoding DUF84 family protein → MKMIVGSKNPAKVQAVSAVFGARWELESAAVESGVSEQPMSDAETRQGAIQRAIACSKLEGAAAGIGLEGGVTKMDDGLYICNWGALAVGDKVWSASGAKLLLPDFIAEPVLAGEELGPVMRTFTSRQDISTTEGAVGVFTNGHMSRSAMFEHICLLLKGQYSFYELNKKKEAEF